A genomic window from Brevibacillus agri includes:
- a CDS encoding NAD(P)H-dependent flavin oxidoreductase, whose translation MWKGNPVTSRLQIKWPIIQAPMAGGATTPALVAAVSEAGGLGTLGAAYMSPQQIREAIHAIRERTDKPFGVNLFIPEDFDQEQPIAANVAAALNEVRRELDIPENPEVTSFAENFAEQLAVVLEEVPAVFSFTFGMLDARSLQALKQKGVTVIGTATTVREAVALEACGVDMIAAQGSEAGGHRGSFLPDAPNNLIGTMALVPQIVDRVKIPVIAAGGIMDGRGIAAAFALGAQAAQLGTAFLTCAESGAHPLHKQAIRETSDESLVLTRAFSGKWARGIQNDFMRKMAPLEHELPTYPVQNALTKDIRAASGKQQQTAYMSMWAGQAAPLGRELGAGELVLQLVEETKRVCGSLV comes from the coding sequence ATGTGGAAAGGAAATCCGGTTACGTCACGTCTGCAAATCAAATGGCCGATCATCCAGGCGCCGATGGCGGGGGGAGCAACTACGCCGGCACTGGTCGCAGCCGTCTCGGAAGCAGGCGGACTGGGCACGCTCGGAGCGGCCTACATGAGTCCGCAGCAAATCCGCGAAGCGATACACGCCATTCGCGAGCGGACAGACAAGCCTTTTGGTGTCAATCTGTTCATCCCGGAAGACTTCGACCAGGAGCAGCCGATCGCGGCGAATGTGGCTGCGGCGCTCAACGAGGTGCGGCGCGAGCTGGACATCCCGGAAAATCCTGAGGTCACGAGCTTCGCCGAAAATTTTGCCGAGCAGTTGGCCGTCGTGCTGGAAGAAGTGCCTGCGGTCTTCAGCTTTACGTTTGGCATGCTCGATGCGCGCTCGCTCCAGGCGTTGAAGCAAAAAGGGGTGACGGTCATCGGGACGGCTACGACGGTGCGCGAGGCAGTAGCTCTCGAAGCTTGCGGAGTGGACATGATTGCAGCGCAGGGCAGTGAAGCGGGCGGGCATCGCGGCTCGTTTTTGCCGGACGCTCCCAACAATCTGATCGGCACGATGGCATTGGTGCCGCAGATTGTGGATCGGGTGAAAATTCCTGTCATCGCGGCAGGCGGGATCATGGACGGACGGGGCATCGCCGCCGCTTTCGCGCTGGGAGCGCAGGCGGCACAGCTCGGAACGGCGTTTTTGACGTGTGCGGAAAGCGGAGCGCATCCTTTGCACAAGCAAGCCATCCGGGAGACGAGCGACGAGAGCCTCGTGTTGACGCGTGCCTTTTCCGGAAAATGGGCGAGAGGCATCCAGAACGACTTCATGCGAAAAATGGCGCCGCTGGAGCACGAACTGCCGACCTATCCGGTGCAAAATGCGCTGACCAAGGACATTCGCGCCGCTTCCGGCAAACAGCAGCAAACAGCGTACATGTCGATGTGGGCCGGGCAGGCAGCGCCACTTGGTAGAGAGCTGGGAGCGGGCGAGCTCGTCTTGCAGTTGGTGGAGGAAACGAAGCGGGTATGCGGCAGCCTCGTGTAG
- the nagA gene encoding N-acetylglucosamine-6-phosphate deacetylase, whose product MKQEYALKGKIIAEGQAIADGLVVVADGTIVYAGDAAGYAKPLPTEVVATGTGWICPGFVDMHMHGIDGHDTMDGTPESLQAISTALARYGVTSFLATTMTAPYEELEPVLENIAQVSRQGLLGAQVIGIHLEGPWINPRYKGAQKEENIALPKLEAVQRLYELAQGLMKVVTIAPEQPEALEAIAWLKEQGVIVSAGHTGATFAQAAEAVDAGVRHFTHCFNAMTGLHHREPGVVGAAMYHEHLSTELIADGIHVHPAVMRILYRVKTAERLALVSDSMRAAALGEGTYDLGGQEVRVRENQAKLADGTLAGSILTLNRAVGNMVTLSGVPLPEAVEMASHTPASILGYGERKGRLAAGYDADIAVLDENFDVVMTFVAGKNVYARSN is encoded by the coding sequence ATGAAACAGGAGTACGCTCTCAAAGGGAAAATCATCGCAGAGGGGCAAGCAATCGCAGACGGCTTGGTCGTAGTGGCGGACGGAACGATTGTGTATGCCGGGGACGCAGCGGGCTACGCCAAGCCGTTGCCGACAGAGGTGGTGGCAACAGGGACAGGCTGGATTTGCCCTGGCTTCGTAGATATGCACATGCACGGCATTGACGGACACGATACGATGGACGGCACGCCTGAATCTTTGCAGGCGATTTCCACGGCGCTGGCGCGGTATGGCGTGACCTCGTTTTTGGCGACGACGATGACAGCGCCTTACGAGGAACTGGAGCCTGTGCTGGAAAACATCGCGCAGGTCAGCAGGCAGGGGCTTTTGGGGGCGCAGGTGATCGGCATTCATCTGGAAGGGCCGTGGATCAACCCGCGCTACAAAGGGGCACAAAAGGAAGAAAACATCGCGCTGCCCAAGCTGGAAGCCGTACAGCGGCTGTACGAACTGGCGCAAGGTCTGATGAAGGTCGTGACGATCGCGCCGGAGCAGCCGGAGGCGCTCGAAGCGATTGCCTGGCTGAAGGAACAGGGCGTGATCGTCTCGGCAGGGCATACCGGAGCGACGTTTGCCCAGGCGGCTGAAGCGGTCGACGCAGGCGTGCGCCATTTCACGCACTGCTTCAACGCCATGACCGGACTGCATCACCGGGAGCCGGGCGTCGTCGGAGCGGCGATGTATCACGAGCATCTGAGCACCGAGCTGATTGCAGACGGCATTCACGTTCATCCGGCGGTGATGCGCATTTTGTACCGGGTGAAAACGGCAGAGCGGCTCGCGCTGGTCAGCGACTCCATGCGGGCGGCGGCGCTGGGCGAAGGAACGTACGATCTCGGTGGGCAAGAGGTGCGCGTCCGTGAAAATCAGGCCAAGCTGGCCGACGGGACGCTCGCTGGAAGCATCCTGACGTTGAACAGGGCAGTCGGCAACATGGTGACGCTCAGCGGCGTGCCGCTGCCGGAAGCGGTAGAGATGGCCTCCCATACGCCTGCCTCGATTCTCGGCTACGGCGAGCGAAAAGGCCGCCTGGCAGCCGGCTACGATGCGGACATTGCGGTGCTGGATGAAAATTTTGACGTGGTGATGACATTCGTTGCCGGAAAGAACGTGTACGCGCGCTCCAATTGA
- a CDS encoding ABC transporter substrate-binding protein, translated as MRFIRALAHSWEHSADHREWTFHLKKNILFHHGRELSARDVVFSLERLRANPDLYEASWMFRGIEQIGAVDARTVRIVLQEPNYLFLRLLAAPPASIVPEEIVQEAAETFGKNPVGTGPFQLVRLDEGICILEAFPAHFQGRPQLDRVEILLFPDLETGSLREPDWTAVMMSHEAAAKAEALREAAVRASSDWCDLETLFSCCNLLIFNQRLTGPQNHPKFRQALDLLIDRELIVAELGGDRIYPAKGFRPYSPALATLAADSAPRQNRADIAALLAESGYQGETLRLVTTSYHEPDARWIQARCQSCGIPVEVAIREPFDLRTTGLCPRMTVCFSEML; from the coding sequence GTGCGATTCATCCGAGCACTCGCCCATTCCTGGGAGCACAGCGCCGACCACCGGGAATGGACGTTTCACTTGAAGAAAAACATCCTTTTTCATCACGGCCGGGAGCTGTCCGCGCGCGATGTCGTGTTTTCCCTGGAACGGCTGCGCGCAAACCCGGACTTGTACGAAGCGAGCTGGATGTTCCGGGGAATCGAACAGATCGGGGCGGTCGATGCCAGAACGGTGCGGATCGTGCTGCAGGAGCCGAATTACTTGTTTTTGCGCCTGCTTGCGGCCCCTCCTGCCAGCATCGTTCCAGAGGAGATCGTCCAGGAGGCGGCGGAGACGTTTGGGAAAAATCCGGTTGGCACCGGCCCGTTCCAACTGGTCCGCCTCGACGAAGGGATTTGTATTTTGGAGGCGTTCCCGGCTCATTTTCAGGGCAGACCGCAGCTCGACCGCGTGGAAATTCTGCTGTTCCCCGACCTGGAAACAGGCAGCCTGCGGGAGCCGGACTGGACCGCTGTCATGATGTCGCACGAAGCGGCGGCGAAGGCGGAGGCATTGCGGGAGGCAGCCGTTCGCGCCAGCAGCGACTGGTGTGATCTGGAGACGCTGTTTTCCTGCTGCAACCTGCTCATCTTCAACCAGCGGCTGACAGGCCCGCAAAACCACCCGAAGTTTCGCCAGGCGCTCGATCTGTTGATTGATCGCGAGCTGATAGTGGCGGAATTGGGCGGAGATCGCATCTATCCGGCCAAAGGCTTTCGCCCGTACTCCCCCGCTCTGGCGACTTTGGCTGCGGACAGCGCTCCCCGTCAAAATCGCGCGGACATTGCCGCATTGCTGGCAGAAAGCGGTTATCAGGGAGAGACTTTGCGGCTCGTGACGACATCCTACCATGAGCCGGACGCCCGCTGGATTCAGGCGCGCTGCCAGTCCTGCGGCATCCCGGTCGAAGTCGCCATCCGCGAACCGTTCGATTTGCGGACCACGGGACTCTGCCCGCGCATGACTGTCTGCTTTTCGGAAATGCTTTAA
- a CDS encoding non-ribosomal peptide synthetase, giving the protein MYAAVLVVFMLLFKQELRERSTSVTMREMARIVFTDKVFLNLLLGNLFVAGAYSHLDTTLAQYIGHDRIEEMLVTYLDGIPEVCLSSLRLALLSGDWIPLTLPDQMAKRLPFAQTVSMGGATEAAIWSIYHLYKGLLPNWRSIPYGRPLANQGFRVLDSQLRDCPVWVTGELYITGHGLAQGYVGDEKLSAERFFLHPADGQRLYRTGDLGRYTPGGEIEFLGREDNQVKIRGHRIELGEIESALLKHPAVAAAGVVLDEASDEPALLGIVETARKKDRDRTAEAAEFAQLTSGIGEAAGEIAAHISARQIEEAMASLDRAVLHSMLRALQTLGFFAKGQAQSLEEVLQAGSILPKYHWLARRWVAKLAEAGMLTEQAKGQYRSELAVDDELVRENWTEAEAIWTNMLGTAGFTAYVRKNAEKLPELLGGQEDPVALLFPEGKFDHVHTLYIEHIMANYLNKCMCLLLQRIAEKQGSNPLRILEVGAGTGATTGHVLKALEGYPIEYVFTDVATFFIPGAKQRFAQYPHVSFGVFDVDQDYRAQGFAPNSFDVVLAAGVLENARDIPASMRRLRELIRPGGWFVFTEPTIEHLWILASQAFMMMEPGDELRLETSYLDRHDWLRQLQEEENEPLLLLPQEDDKLTALGFHLFAKRMKQERLAVEATELEAFLAGQVPAYMLPQHLQVVDALPLTGNGKVDRRTLAKWRPAANGTQVAAAFVEEGLDALETELARLWAEALGLAGIGKSQSFYEHGADSLIMAQVAGKLRDKLAEDPEHEAIPFDALLRQMLNYPTVADLAEFIRSRRQVTERESVAVWPGKQDGSSNAVLIPYGSAQEGPLRVVFHAVLGTMDIFRPLLLHLQAQKTGSIVGVAIADMEKYCSLEPSELIETVADDYAECLMAGGHSEMQLIGYSLGGLIAVEVARRLMERGIQVVDLVLIDIPPIFTEVDDDLLVETLFVPNLNITLAQAGFGQVDENDLARGVMKLVEQHGDCIPQGAAVTIGGDAGLDRVGELFRNMAAVSKRERFAAYVCAKAKATGEEMPIEMAEGLCQVFRQSFKAARYTPLPYMGDIRFLLASEPFLFLPRTDDTTLAFWQDVCLGELEVTTIAGNHFSCMVEPNASKLAQLLAAPFTQK; this is encoded by the coding sequence GTGTACGCGGCCGTCCTGGTCGTGTTCATGCTCCTGTTCAAGCAAGAGCTGCGCGAGCGTTCGACCTCTGTAACGATGCGCGAAATGGCGCGGATCGTCTTCACCGACAAAGTGTTCCTCAACTTGCTGCTCGGCAACCTGTTTGTAGCCGGAGCCTACTCGCACCTGGATACGACGCTTGCGCAGTACATCGGCCACGACCGGATCGAGGAGATGCTCGTCACCTATTTGGACGGCATCCCGGAAGTGTGCCTGTCCAGCTTGCGTCTGGCGCTGCTCTCCGGCGACTGGATTCCGCTGACGCTGCCCGATCAGATGGCAAAACGTCTGCCGTTTGCCCAGACGGTCAGCATGGGCGGTGCCACGGAAGCGGCGATCTGGTCTATTTACCATCTGTACAAAGGACTTTTGCCAAACTGGCGCAGCATCCCGTACGGACGTCCTCTCGCCAACCAGGGCTTCCGGGTGCTCGACTCGCAACTGCGCGATTGCCCCGTGTGGGTAACGGGCGAGCTGTACATTACCGGACACGGCCTGGCCCAAGGGTACGTGGGCGACGAGAAGCTGTCGGCAGAGCGCTTTTTCCTGCATCCGGCAGATGGACAGCGGCTCTATCGCACAGGAGATTTGGGCCGCTATACGCCGGGCGGCGAAATCGAGTTTTTGGGCCGCGAAGACAACCAGGTCAAAATTCGCGGCCACCGCATCGAGCTGGGGGAAATCGAATCAGCGCTACTCAAGCATCCGGCAGTAGCCGCAGCAGGCGTCGTGCTGGATGAGGCGAGCGACGAGCCGGCTTTGCTCGGAATCGTGGAGACGGCCCGCAAAAAGGACCGTGACCGCACAGCCGAAGCGGCCGAATTTGCGCAACTGACGAGCGGTATCGGCGAGGCGGCAGGGGAGATCGCGGCGCACATCAGCGCCCGGCAAATCGAAGAAGCGATGGCCAGCCTGGATCGGGCCGTGCTCCATTCGATGCTGCGCGCGCTGCAAACGCTCGGATTTTTTGCAAAAGGCCAGGCGCAATCGCTGGAAGAAGTGCTGCAAGCGGGGAGCATCCTGCCGAAATACCACTGGCTGGCGCGGCGCTGGGTGGCGAAGCTCGCCGAAGCGGGCATGCTGACCGAGCAGGCGAAAGGGCAGTACCGCAGCGAGCTTGCCGTAGATGACGAGCTTGTCCGCGAGAACTGGACAGAGGCAGAGGCGATCTGGACGAACATGCTGGGGACGGCAGGATTTACCGCCTACGTCCGCAAAAACGCCGAGAAGCTGCCGGAGCTGCTCGGCGGCCAGGAGGACCCGGTAGCGCTCCTGTTCCCGGAGGGCAAATTCGACCACGTCCATACGCTGTATATCGAGCACATCATGGCGAACTACCTGAACAAATGCATGTGCCTGCTTTTACAGCGCATCGCCGAAAAGCAAGGGAGCAATCCGCTGCGGATTTTGGAGGTCGGAGCCGGAACCGGAGCGACGACAGGACATGTCCTCAAGGCGCTCGAAGGCTACCCGATCGAATACGTCTTTACCGATGTGGCCACGTTTTTCATTCCGGGCGCCAAACAGCGCTTTGCCCAGTATCCGCACGTAAGCTTCGGCGTCTTTGACGTCGACCAGGACTACCGCGCCCAAGGCTTTGCGCCGAACAGCTTCGACGTCGTGCTGGCAGCCGGGGTACTGGAAAATGCCCGCGACATCCCGGCGAGCATGCGCAGGCTGCGGGAGCTGATTCGCCCGGGCGGCTGGTTCGTCTTCACCGAGCCGACTATCGAGCATTTGTGGATTTTGGCCTCGCAGGCGTTCATGATGATGGAGCCGGGAGACGAGCTGCGCCTGGAGACGTCCTACCTCGATCGCCACGACTGGCTGCGCCAGCTTCAGGAAGAGGAAAACGAGCCGCTGCTGCTGCTGCCGCAAGAGGACGACAAGCTGACCGCGCTCGGGTTCCACCTGTTTGCCAAACGGATGAAGCAGGAGCGCCTGGCAGTGGAGGCGACGGAGCTGGAAGCGTTTTTGGCCGGACAGGTGCCTGCCTACATGCTGCCTCAGCACTTGCAAGTAGTCGATGCGCTGCCGTTGACCGGAAACGGCAAGGTAGACCGGCGCACCTTGGCAAAATGGCGTCCTGCTGCCAACGGGACACAGGTGGCGGCGGCTTTCGTCGAGGAAGGACTGGACGCGCTGGAAACAGAGCTTGCCCGGCTGTGGGCGGAAGCGCTCGGCCTGGCTGGCATCGGCAAGTCGCAAAGCTTTTACGAACATGGCGCCGACTCGCTCATCATGGCGCAGGTGGCAGGAAAGCTGCGCGACAAGCTGGCGGAGGACCCGGAGCACGAAGCGATTCCGTTCGACGCCCTGCTGCGGCAAATGCTGAACTACCCGACCGTCGCCGATCTGGCCGAGTTCATCCGCTCGCGCAGACAAGTTACGGAGCGCGAGAGCGTAGCTGTGTGGCCCGGCAAGCAGGACGGCTCCAGCAATGCCGTACTGATTCCGTACGGCAGCGCGCAGGAAGGGCCGCTCCGCGTCGTGTTCCACGCCGTTTTGGGCACGATGGACATTTTCCGGCCTCTGCTTTTGCACCTCCAAGCGCAAAAAACGGGCAGCATCGTAGGGGTGGCAATTGCCGATATGGAAAAATACTGCTCACTGGAGCCGTCCGAGCTGATCGAGACTGTGGCTGACGACTACGCCGAATGCCTGATGGCAGGCGGCCACAGCGAAATGCAGTTGATCGGCTACTCCCTCGGCGGCCTGATTGCCGTCGAGGTCGCCAGACGACTGATGGAGCGAGGGATTCAGGTCGTCGATCTCGTGCTGATCGACATTCCGCCGATCTTCACCGAAGTGGATGACGATCTGCTCGTCGAAACGCTGTTTGTGCCCAACCTGAACATCACGCTGGCGCAGGCAGGCTTTGGGCAGGTCGATGAAAATGACCTGGCGCGCGGCGTCATGAAGCTGGTTGAACAGCATGGGGACTGCATCCCGCAAGGCGCCGCCGTGACCATCGGCGGAGACGCGGGGCTGGATCGGGTCGGAGAGCTGTTCCGCAACATGGCGGCTGTCAGCAAACGGGAGCGCTTCGCGGCTTACGTCTGCGCGAAAGCCAAGGCAACCGGGGAAGAGATGCCGATCGAGATGGCGGAAGGCTTGTGCCAGGTGTTCCGCCAAAGCTTCAAGGCCGCCCGTTATACGCCGCTGCCGTACATGGGCGACATCCGCTTCCTGTTGGCGAGCGAGCCGTTCTTGTTCCTGCCGCGCACGGATGATACGACTCTTGCGTTCTGGCAAGATGTGTGCCTGGGCGAGCTGGAAGTGACGACGATCGCAGGAAACCACTTCAGTTGCATGGTCGAGCCGAATGCAAGCAAGCTGGCGCAACTGCTGGCAGCGCCGTTCACGCAAAAATAA